The region GTGAGGCACTTTTACAGCGCGTTTGGGGCTTTGAGTATTGCGGTGGTACCAGAACGGTTGACGTTCACGTGAGACGCGTTCGCTCAAAGATTGGTCCTCAGGCAGCCGCTCATTTGGAGACAGTGCGAGGCGTGGGTTATCTTTTCAGAGCATAATCACAGCTATAGAAGGTTTTATTGCAATTTGCATACGCTGAACTTGTCAGTGCGATGTCTGAGCATGTTCCCAACAATGAGAGACGAATTTTTGTCCGGCGTAACGTGTAGAATACACATATTGAAAAATAATGCTAAGCGTGGAGTTTTTACGTTAGTAGTTTGCATCAAAGTGATGTTAAGGAGGATGTCTATGGAGAACAAAACATATAGTTTAACCACAGATTCCGTTGTTTATAAGCGTTTCTCGCCAGTTAAGCGTGATGGGTTTATGTCTAAGCTTCGTAGCTCAAGCATAAAAAGAACAGCTTGTGCAATTGCCTTTGCTGTTGTATGCGTTCCTACAATTGCTTTGGGAGAGGGAGTTGCTAAACTCCCTGCAGTGTCTGGTCAGGCAACTATTTCTCAAGCAGCGGCTCGTCCTGCTGCAGAACCAACTGACACCAAGACGGCAGAAACGGTAGCTTCTAAGGTTTTGCCTTCGGTCGTTTCTGTTAAAGCTACTAGTGATTCATCTGGTTCAACCGGTTCTGGAGTTGTGTTGAACACAAATGGAGATATTCTTACTAATTACCACGTTATCGAGGGTATGGATACCTTCTCTATTTCAATTAATGATAAAGAATATGACTGCACCGTTGTAGGTACAGATCCTACCTCTGACCTTGCTGTCCTTCATGCTGACCTCAAGGGAGATAGTGTAACCCCAATTGAGATTGGCAATTCCGATAACCTGGCCCCTGGTAGTTGGGTTATGAGTGTTGGTAGTCCGTTTGGCCTTGATCATTCTGTTTCTGCAGGTATTGTATCTGCGCTTTCTCGTGGCGATATGCTTGAAACAGAAGGTGGAGAAACCACTATTTATGCCAACCTCATCCAGGTTGACGCTGCTATTAACCCAGGTAATTCTGGCGGTGCTTTGGTTGACTCTAATGGTCAGCTTGTAGGTATTTGTACGCTGTACTCGTCTGACACTAAGTCGTTTGCTGGTATTGGTTTTGCAATTCCTATTAACTATGCCATTGATATTGCAAATCAGATTCTTTCTGGTCAGCCGGTAAAGCATGCTTATATTGGTCTTTCTATGCAGACTGTTACTCCACGAGCTGCAAAGCGCAATAATCTTTCAGTAGATTATGGTGCCTATGTGGCAGGTCTTCTCGATGATAGTCCTGCAGGAAACGCCGGTATTAAAAAGGGAGATGTCATTATCTCTATTGGTGGAGAGCGCGTAATTTCTGCTGATGCAGCTATCATTGCCGTTCGTTCTCATA is a window of Lancefieldella parvula DSM 20469 DNA encoding:
- a CDS encoding S1C family serine protease, with amino-acid sequence MENKTYSLTTDSVVYKRFSPVKRDGFMSKLRSSSIKRTACAIAFAVVCVPTIALGEGVAKLPAVSGQATISQAAARPAAEPTDTKTAETVASKVLPSVVSVKATSDSSGSTGSGVVLNTNGDILTNYHVIEGMDTFSISINDKEYDCTVVGTDPTSDLAVLHADLKGDSVTPIEIGNSDNLAPGSWVMSVGSPFGLDHSVSAGIVSALSRGDMLETEGGETTIYANLIQVDAAINPGNSGGALVDSNGQLVGICTLYSSDTKSFAGIGFAIPINYAIDIANQILSGQPVKHAYIGLSMQTVTPRAAKRNNLSVDYGAYVAGLLDDSPAGNAGIKKGDVIISIGGERVISADAAIIAVRSHKVGETVPVEIMRGEDRLTINVTLGSDETLSSMKDKEKNNKNNTNDTDDKQDRTEDDDDSYRHYRQQNWWQEFWDYFTNPYGDSDTDSDNPFENFVESITNSIAEAIYGIFG